Genomic segment of Pseudomonas iranensis:
AGCCCCAACGCATCACAGCCAACAGCCACACCAGGGACAACGCGGACGCCACCCAGATGCTCCAGTCGGTGACGCCGATTACCAGCAAATGCAGGTAGGCGCTGCCGAGAAGACCGATAAACAAGCGATCGCCACGGGTGGTGGCAATCGGCAGAAACCCGCGCCGCAGAATGCTCGGCGAGCGCAATTCCCAGGTGGTCATGCCCACCAGAATCAGACCGATGCCGATGAAGAACGCGGCGGTCGGTGTCGTCCAGCTCATCCATTCCATCATCAGCTCCTCAGACTCGACCGAGGGCAAAGCCCTTGGCCACGTGGTTGCGTACAAACCAGATCACCAGCATGCCCGGCAGG
This window contains:
- a CDS encoding DUF2160 domain-containing protein, with amino-acid sequence MEWMSWTTPTAAFFIGIGLILVGMTTWELRSPSILRRGFLPIATTRGDRLFIGLLGSAYLHLLVIGVTDWSIWVASALSLVWLLAVMRWG